The following is a genomic window from Chryseobacterium ginsenosidimutans.
TCTACTTTAAAAACAAGTTTTTCTCCTTTCTTAAGGATTTTAGGCAAATCAATACGCATCATGGTTTTGTTTACCGTGTATTTTAAAGGATTTCCTGAAACATCCGTTACTTTTTCAAGATTTACTCCAAATCCGTTATCTGAAGCCGGTAATTCTGACGTTTTTAGCTGTTGATCTGTTGCCGCTTTTGGAAGAGTTGACGAGGATGGGAAATCGGCTTTTTTTACATTGGAAACCTGGTTTTCATCCAGTTGCAACCAAATATAATCCAGGTCATCCGGAGAATTATTGTAATAAGTGATGGTTTCAGAACCTTTTAAGTTTCTTTTATCTTCATCGAGATAAGCATTGATTTCATAATCGGCTTTATTTTGCCAATACCCATGACCGGGAGCTCCGGAAGCTGTTCTGTAAATGTTGGGAGTAGGAAGAATTGTTCCTAACTGTTCGAATCTGTTCCCGTGATTGCTCCCGGGGTTATTCTGAATATTTTGTGCGGTGAAACCTGTATACGCAAATACAGAAAGTGAAAGTATGGCAACTTTTAGCTTCATAACCGAAATTGTTTTAAGGATTTTCAAATATAATAATAAGTAGTTGAAAAGTTGAAAATGTTTCAACTCTAAAACGGAATTCTTTCCAATGTCATTTTTAATGATAGGGCAAAGACGCCTGAAGATACAAAAAGAATCCAGTCTTTCTGATTGACCTTAAAGATTTTAAGCAAAATAAATAGCAGGATTAAAATACCGAAAACGATAGCAATTTGTCCTAATTCCAACCCAATATTGAAGCCCAAAAGCGGAATTGCAATGCTCTGGCTTTTTGCAATCATGACTCTGGCTGTATTGGCGAATCCCATTCCGTGGATAAGACCGAAAATTAAGGCTAAATAATAATTGATTTTATTCTGCGACTGTTTTTTGTTTTTCGTTACAATATTGCCGAGAGAAGTCAAAACGATCGTCAACGGAATTAAAAATTCTACCCATGTCGAATTGATTCTTACAATATCAAAAATACTCAACGCCAAAGTTACCGAATGGCCGATGGTAAAAGCAGTCACGAGAATTAAAATTTTCTTTAAATCATTAAAAGAATATGCCGCAATTAAAGCCAATACAAAAAGCTGATGATCGAGTGCATCCAATGAAATAATGTGTTCCCAGCCGAGTTTTAGATAAAATAAAAAATCCTGCATCATAAAGTAAAATATAAAGCTTACGAAAATAATGATTAATTTCGGAACAAATTTTAAATGTCTTGGTTTATGAAGAATTTGTGGTTTTTTTTGCTTCCGATCTTTTTTTTGTTTTCTTTTTCTGAGGCAAAGCATCCTTATCACGTCGGTTCGGTAGAAATTAATTATAACCAGAAATCAAAAACTTTTGAAGTGACGGGACGTTTTTTCCTTGATGACCTAGAAAATGGCTTAAACAGTAAATACGGAAAATCCCTACATTTTAATGATCTGAAATTTAAAACACAGCTTAATGAAGCTTTGAAAAATTATTCTTCCGAATATTTTAAGCTTAAAACCAATAACAAATTCTTAAACGTAAATTTTGTAGGCTACGAAGAAGATCACGAGTCGGTAAATATCTATCTGGAATCTGAAAAAATAGACAATCCTAAGAAAATAGAGGCTGCGGTAAGTTTTCTGTATAATTTATTTGATGATCAAATCAATATTGTCCATATTATTATCAACGGAGAAAGAAAAAGTGAAAAACTGAATTATCCTAACCGTTATTTATTTCAACAATTTTAGAGAATTTTATCAATATAAAATAAAAACACTTGCAATTCTGTAGGTGTTTTTTTCTCATTTATAATTGAATTCATTAATGATTATTATTTATATTAAAATTTTTGATTTAACATAATATTAAATCAATTCAGTAATTTTGCGCCCTATTTTTATTGTTATGAATATAAGAAAAGTAATTACTGCCTTTAGTATATTATTTTCTGTAATGGTGTTGGCTCAGCAAGACAGTTTTAATATTAATCTTACTTCAGATAGTCTTGTTGCAGAGCAGGATTCAGTGATGTCATCAAACGTGGAAACTGTTTCAGAGAATTCTCTTACAAAAAAGCGAGATAAAAAAAATGATATCTGGAGCCATCTTAAATATGATATTGTTACAATGGGAGGCGGTTTCGGAAATGCTTTTACCCGCCCTTTATCCTGGGAAAAGAAGGATTATCTAAGATTGGGAGCTACGGTTGCCACTGTAGGGATAATATATCTTGCAGATGAAGATATCAGTCGAACTTTTATTCGGAACCGCGAAGATGTTCCTAATGTTTTTAAGAAATTCGGATGGTATTTTGGAAGTCCCCAAATCAATTATAGTATTACAGGTGCTGTTTATGTCACCGGTCTTTTAGCCAATAATGAAAAACTAAGAAGAACGGGAGTGTTAATGATTACTGCGGCAAGTGCCACAGGAGCTATTCAACAAATTTCAAAATCGGCAACGGGAAGATCAAGACCGGGAGCAGGACTTGGGAAACATTTCTTTAAGCCGTTCGGAGGAGATGCCAGTTACAGAAGCTTTCCGTCAGGACATACGGTTCTTTCTGTTACGACAAGCTATGCTTTGTCTAAACAATTTGAAAATCCGTGGATAAAAGGAGGGATTTTAGCTGTAGGATCAATTGTTCCTATATCGAGATTGCTTGAAGGCG
Proteins encoded in this region:
- a CDS encoding phosphatase PAP2 family protein; translation: MNIRKVITAFSILFSVMVLAQQDSFNINLTSDSLVAEQDSVMSSNVETVSENSLTKKRDKKNDIWSHLKYDIVTMGGGFGNAFTRPLSWEKKDYLRLGATVATVGIIYLADEDISRTFIRNREDVPNVFKKFGWYFGSPQINYSITGAVYVTGLLANNEKLRRTGVLMITAASATGAIQQISKSATGRSRPGAGLGKHFFKPFGGDASYRSFPSGHTVLSVTTSYALSKQFENPWIKGGILAVGSIVPISRLLEGAHWFSDVALSAIMSVAIVEGIDKFMKRKEKYEEDKKYNQEQHLKNKITWNINAGPFGVGVVGQF
- a CDS encoding DUF6702 family protein; this translates as MKNLWFFLLPIFFLFSFSEAKHPYHVGSVEINYNQKSKTFEVTGRFFLDDLENGLNSKYGKSLHFNDLKFKTQLNEALKNYSSEYFKLKTNNKFLNVNFVGYEEDHESVNIYLESEKIDNPKKIEAAVSFLYNLFDDQINIVHIIINGERKSEKLNYPNRYLFQQF
- a CDS encoding HupE/UreJ family protein; this translates as MQDFLFYLKLGWEHIISLDALDHQLFVLALIAAYSFNDLKKILILVTAFTIGHSVTLALSIFDIVRINSTWVEFLIPLTIVLTSLGNIVTKNKKQSQNKINYYLALIFGLIHGMGFANTARVMIAKSQSIAIPLLGFNIGLELGQIAIVFGILILLFILLKIFKVNQKDWILFVSSGVFALSLKMTLERIPF